In Arthrobacter sp. QXT-31, one genomic interval encodes:
- a CDS encoding FKBP-type peptidyl-prolyl cis-trans isomerase translates to MSFGQRKLDREKPEIEFPEGPVPTELVITDLIEGDGPEAKAGDTVSTHYVGVAWSTGEEFDASWGRGAPLDFRVGVGQVIQGWDQGLLGMKVGGRRRLEIPSELAYGSRGAGGAIGPNEALIFVVDLVAVR, encoded by the coding sequence ATGTCATTCGGACAGCGCAAGCTCGACCGTGAAAAGCCGGAAATCGAGTTCCCCGAGGGCCCGGTGCCCACGGAACTCGTCATCACCGACCTCATTGAGGGCGACGGACCGGAGGCCAAGGCCGGCGACACCGTCTCCACGCACTACGTCGGCGTGGCCTGGTCCACGGGCGAAGAGTTCGACGCGTCCTGGGGCCGCGGCGCTCCGCTGGACTTCCGCGTCGGCGTCGGCCAGGTCATCCAGGGCTGGGACCAGGGCCTGCTCGGCATGAAGGTCGGCGGACGCCGCCGCCTTGAGATTCCCTCGGAGCTGGCCTACGGCTCACGCGGTGCCGGCGGAGCCATCGGCCCGAACGAGGCACTGATCTTCGTCGTGGACCTGGTGGCCGTCCGCTAA
- a CDS encoding FKBP-type peptidyl-prolyl cis-trans isomerase, with the protein MRRLLAILLPALLLLTACGGQEPAAPEPTSQSAGETSKFDSLKLTDKGDKKAPGVEFTKPLEVSEATVKVVTEGSGDRVKANQVAEISVLALNAKDGSTLDDSFPRDPEPIELNEELKTGSAIVYNAFVGAKVGSQLALAIPGKAAAEGQAAQPTQLLIIKVISAKDAPKVLEKPEGDAVTPPAGLPTVTEKDGKPEISVKGVAAPKKLIAQDLIKGKGAVVKATDTLTVNYVGVALASGKKFDSSFDRGEPTSFGLNQVIKGWTQGLAGKTVGSRVLLVIPKDLAYGDAGQGDAKGDLVFVVDILGVK; encoded by the coding sequence GTGCGCCGACTACTAGCAATCCTTCTTCCCGCGCTGCTTCTGCTGACCGCCTGCGGTGGCCAGGAGCCCGCAGCCCCGGAGCCGACCAGCCAGTCCGCGGGCGAGACCTCCAAGTTCGACTCGCTCAAGCTGACGGACAAAGGGGACAAGAAAGCCCCGGGCGTGGAATTCACCAAGCCGCTCGAGGTCAGCGAGGCCACCGTCAAGGTTGTCACCGAAGGCAGCGGGGACCGCGTGAAGGCCAACCAGGTGGCTGAAATCTCCGTCCTTGCCCTCAACGCCAAGGACGGCTCCACCCTGGACGACAGCTTCCCCCGCGACCCCGAGCCCATTGAACTGAACGAGGAACTCAAGACCGGCAGCGCCATCGTCTACAACGCGTTCGTTGGCGCCAAGGTGGGCTCCCAGCTCGCCCTCGCCATCCCGGGCAAGGCAGCGGCGGAGGGCCAGGCTGCGCAGCCGACCCAGCTCCTGATCATCAAGGTGATCTCGGCCAAGGACGCACCGAAGGTCCTGGAGAAGCCGGAAGGCGATGCGGTTACTCCGCCCGCCGGCCTGCCGACCGTGACCGAGAAGGACGGCAAGCCCGAAATCTCCGTCAAGGGCGTCGCCGCCCCGAAGAAGCTCATCGCCCAGGACCTGATCAAGGGCAAGGGCGCCGTCGTCAAGGCCACTGACACCCTGACCGTCAACTACGTCGGCGTGGCCCTGGCCAGTGGCAAGAAGTTCGACTCGAGCTTTGACCGCGGCGAGCCGACGTCGTTCGGCCTGAACCAGGTCATCAAGGGCTGGACCCAGGGCCTGGCCGGCAAGACCGTCGGCTCCCGAGTCCTGCTGGTCATCCCCAAGGACCTCGCCTACGGCGACGCCGGCCAGGGTGACGCCAAGGGCGACCTCGTCTTCGTCGTCGACATCCTTGGTGTTAAGTAA
- the pafA gene encoding Pup--protein ligase, which translates to MDKRIFGIETEFGISYSSPDSRPLAPEEVARYLFRKVVSWGRSSNVFLTNGSRLYLDVGSHPEYATAECDDLAQLIAHDRAGELILDDLVDEAQSRLAAEGFNGTVYLFKNNTDSAGNSYGSHENYLIPRRGEFTRLAEILIPFLVTRQLIAGAGKILKTPHGATYAFSQRADHIWEGVSSATTRSRPIINTRDEPHADAEFYRRLHVIVGDSNMSETTALLKVGTVDLILRMIEAGVIMRDMRMENPIRSIREISHDLSGRALVRLANGRQLTALEIQQEYLSKVTAFVEENGAHNQHVPLILDLWGRTLRAIESGDSSTIDTEIDWAIKKKLMDSYRRRHGLGLDAPRIAQLDLTYHDISRARGLYYLLQSRGAVRRVTEETAIKDAVDAPPQTTRAKLRGDFVRKAQELGRDYTVDWVHLKLNDRAHQTILCKDPFRNVDERVDALLDSMG; encoded by the coding sequence ATGGACAAGAGGATCTTCGGCATTGAAACCGAGTTCGGGATTTCCTATTCGAGCCCGGACTCCCGGCCCCTCGCACCGGAGGAGGTGGCCCGCTACCTGTTCCGCAAGGTGGTCAGCTGGGGCCGGTCCTCCAACGTGTTCCTCACCAACGGATCCCGCCTGTACCTCGACGTGGGCTCGCACCCGGAGTACGCCACCGCCGAATGCGACGACCTCGCCCAGCTGATCGCGCACGACCGGGCGGGGGAGCTCATCCTGGACGACCTCGTGGATGAGGCCCAGTCCAGGCTCGCGGCCGAGGGCTTCAACGGAACCGTCTACCTGTTCAAGAACAACACCGACTCCGCCGGCAACTCGTACGGCAGCCACGAGAACTACCTCATTCCGCGCCGCGGAGAGTTCACCCGGCTGGCCGAAATCCTGATCCCGTTCCTCGTCACCCGGCAGCTCATCGCCGGTGCGGGCAAGATCCTGAAGACACCGCACGGGGCCACGTACGCATTCTCGCAGCGCGCCGACCACATCTGGGAGGGCGTGTCCTCGGCCACCACCCGTTCCCGGCCGATCATCAACACCCGTGACGAGCCGCATGCCGACGCCGAGTTCTACCGCCGCCTGCACGTGATCGTCGGGGACTCGAACATGTCAGAGACCACCGCGCTGCTCAAGGTAGGCACCGTGGACCTCATTCTGAGGATGATCGAAGCCGGGGTGATCATGCGGGACATGCGGATGGAAAACCCCATCCGCAGCATCCGGGAAATTTCCCACGACCTGAGCGGCCGCGCCCTCGTCCGGCTCGCGAACGGCCGCCAGCTCACCGCTCTGGAGATCCAGCAGGAGTACCTGAGCAAGGTCACCGCATTCGTCGAGGAAAACGGCGCCCACAACCAGCACGTCCCGCTGATCCTGGACCTCTGGGGGCGGACGCTGCGCGCCATCGAAAGCGGCGACTCCAGCACCATCGACACCGAAATCGACTGGGCGATCAAGAAAAAGCTGATGGACAGCTACCGCAGGCGCCATGGGCTGGGGCTGGACGCACCGCGGATCGCGCAGCTGGACCTCACGTACCACGACATCTCGCGGGCGCGCGGCCTGTACTACCTGCTCCAGTCCCGCGGCGCCGTCCGCCGGGTGACCGAGGAGACGGCCATCAAGGACGCCGTGGACGCCCCGCCGCAGACCACGCGGGCCAAGCTGCGCGGCGACTTTGTCCGCAAGGCACAGGAACTGGGCCGGGACTACACCGTGGACTGGGTCCATCTGAAGCTCAACGACCGCGCGCACCAGACCATCCTGTGCAAGGATCCGTTCCGCAACGTGGACGAGCGGGTTGATGCCCTTCTGGACTCTATGGGCTGA
- the prcA gene encoding proteasome subunit alpha, whose product MTQQFYVSPEQLMKDRADFARKGIARGRSVIVISCEDGIALVAENPSPSLHKIGEIYDKIAFAAVGKYNEFESLRQAGVRYADVRGYSYDREDVTARGLASVYAQSLGAVFTAEQKPFEVELVVAEVGASQDLDHLYRLTFDGSIADEHNFIVMGGQADKVSGTIENGWQRDLSFAAAIRLAVRGLATDNESPDPPARALEVALLDRSSESNRGTRRAFRRLSNQDVVELLAEES is encoded by the coding sequence ATGACTCAGCAGTTTTATGTCTCCCCCGAACAGCTAATGAAGGACCGTGCGGATTTCGCACGGAAAGGCATCGCACGCGGGCGGTCCGTGATCGTGATCAGCTGCGAGGACGGGATTGCGCTGGTCGCCGAGAACCCGTCACCCTCGCTTCACAAGATCGGCGAAATCTACGACAAAATCGCCTTCGCCGCCGTCGGGAAGTACAACGAGTTTGAGAGCCTCCGCCAGGCCGGGGTTCGCTACGCCGACGTCCGCGGCTATTCCTACGACCGCGAGGACGTCACGGCCCGGGGTCTGGCCAGTGTCTACGCGCAGAGCCTGGGTGCCGTCTTCACCGCCGAGCAGAAACCGTTTGAGGTGGAGCTCGTCGTGGCGGAGGTGGGTGCCAGCCAGGACCTCGACCACCTGTACCGCCTCACCTTCGACGGCTCGATCGCGGACGAGCACAATTTCATTGTGATGGGCGGGCAGGCGGACAAAGTGTCCGGGACGATCGAGAACGGCTGGCAGCGCGACCTCTCGTTCGCGGCGGCGATCCGGCTCGCTGTCCGGGGCCTGGCGACGGACAACGAGTCGCCGGATCCTCCGGCCAGGGCCTTGGAAGTGGCGCTGCTGGACCGCAGTTCGGAAAGCAACAGGGGGACGCGGAGGGCTTTCCGCAGGTTGTCCAACCAGGACGTTGTGGAACTGCTGGCTGAGGAGAGCTGA
- the prcB gene encoding proteasome subunit beta, protein MQETTANKVAAHATSSFTEHLQRDRPDLLPQYAPLATGTATGQPPAVPHATTIVAMTYAGGIVMAGDRRATMGNIIASRHIEKVFPADQHSVVGIAGTAGIAIDLTRLFQVELEHYEKIEGTSLSLEGKANRLGAMIRGNLPMALQGLAVVPLFAGFDTAAGVGRLFSYDVTGGRYEEQEHHAVGSGSMFARGALKKLWRPNLPEDDAITVAVESLYDAADDDSATGGPDPVRQLWPVVYTVNRAGARRVSERELAATAGNIIESRAAARREA, encoded by the coding sequence GTGCAGGAGACAACAGCCAACAAGGTAGCCGCCCACGCGACATCGTCGTTCACTGAACATCTCCAACGCGACCGTCCGGACCTGCTTCCCCAATACGCACCACTCGCTACGGGCACGGCCACCGGCCAGCCGCCTGCCGTGCCCCACGCCACCACCATTGTTGCCATGACCTACGCCGGCGGCATCGTCATGGCGGGCGACCGCCGGGCCACCATGGGCAACATCATCGCCAGCCGGCATATCGAAAAAGTTTTTCCCGCGGACCAGCACTCTGTAGTCGGCATAGCCGGCACGGCAGGCATCGCGATCGACCTGACGCGCCTGTTCCAGGTGGAACTGGAGCACTACGAAAAGATCGAGGGAACATCCCTGAGCCTGGAGGGCAAGGCGAACCGGCTGGGAGCGATGATCCGCGGCAACCTGCCCATGGCGCTGCAGGGCCTCGCCGTCGTCCCGCTGTTCGCCGGCTTTGACACTGCGGCCGGGGTAGGGCGCCTCTTCTCCTACGATGTGACCGGTGGCCGCTACGAGGAACAGGAACACCACGCCGTGGGCTCCGGATCGATGTTCGCCCGCGGCGCGCTGAAGAAGCTTTGGCGGCCCAACCTGCCCGAGGACGACGCGATCACCGTAGCCGTGGAGTCGCTTTACGACGCAGCCGACGACGACTCCGCCACCGGCGGACCCGACCCCGTGCGGCAACTATGGCCAGTGGTGTACACCGTAAACCGGGCCGGGGCCCGACGGGTCTCCGAGCGCGAACTCGCCGCCACCGCCGGAAACATCATCGAGTCCAGGGCTGCCGCCCGGCGGGAGGCCTGA
- a CDS encoding ubiquitin-like protein Pup, translating to MAGQEQQQPQPRDTEVEEEVPVPPAPAEGQASASTQGVDDLLDEIDGVLESNAEEFVRAFVQKGGQ from the coding sequence ATGGCAGGCCAGGAGCAGCAGCAGCCGCAGCCACGCGACACCGAGGTCGAGGAAGAGGTCCCCGTACCGCCGGCGCCCGCGGAAGGACAGGCATCCGCGTCCACTCAGGGTGTTGACGACCTCCTCGACGAGATCGACGGCGTCCTGGAGTCCAACGCGGAGGAATTCGTCCGGGCATTCGTGCAAAAGGGCGGCCAGTAG
- the dop gene encoding depupylase/deamidase Dop, whose amino-acid sequence MRVMGSETEYGIHAPAAPGANATMMSARVVQAYAQVTRLRAAGGAETRWDYTDEEPLHDARGWTLERGQAHPSQLTDQPPVLDAEAVALAYGRDELELDGEDESGSLLMNMVLGNGARLYVDHAHPEYSSPEVTNPSAAVAWDAAGDLVGLAAVRRLAGDTELPAVNLYKNNTDNKSVSYGSHENYLMPRSVPFGDIVRGLTPFFVSRQIICGSGRVGLGQDSSRPGYQISQRADFFEAEVGLETTIRRPIINTRDEPHATADKYRRLHVIIGDANLSQVSNYLKFGTTAMVLSLIEAGLAPRIEVHEPVSALQAISHDTTLTTKVRLLDGRRVTALDLQWMYHEAAAKLAQDTGVGDAVDGDGHTHDVLERWASTLTQLDSDRAAAATSVEWLAKLSILEGYRQRDGLQWDDARLGLVDLQWADVRPEKGLYYRLLSRNRMQRIVDDADIAAAVTEPPSDTRAYFRGRCVSSFSKDVVGASWDSVIFDVPGYGRLQRVPTREPLRGTQALTGGLFARHREAGPFLAELLGSAPAPPPA is encoded by the coding sequence ATGCGGGTCATGGGGTCGGAAACCGAATACGGGATTCACGCGCCGGCCGCCCCGGGCGCCAATGCCACGATGATGTCCGCCCGGGTGGTCCAGGCCTACGCCCAGGTCACCCGGCTCCGGGCTGCCGGCGGCGCCGAAACCCGCTGGGACTACACGGACGAGGAGCCGCTGCATGACGCCCGCGGCTGGACACTGGAACGCGGCCAGGCCCACCCGAGCCAGCTGACGGACCAGCCGCCGGTGCTGGACGCCGAGGCCGTGGCCCTTGCCTACGGCCGCGACGAGCTCGAGCTGGACGGCGAGGACGAATCCGGCTCGCTGCTGATGAACATGGTCCTCGGCAACGGGGCGCGGCTCTACGTGGACCACGCCCACCCGGAGTACTCCAGCCCGGAGGTCACCAACCCGTCGGCGGCCGTGGCCTGGGACGCGGCCGGGGACCTCGTGGGCCTGGCCGCCGTACGCAGGCTGGCCGGCGACACTGAACTGCCCGCCGTCAACCTCTACAAGAACAACACCGACAACAAGTCAGTGTCCTACGGGTCGCATGAAAACTACCTCATGCCGCGGTCCGTGCCGTTCGGCGACATTGTCCGCGGGCTGACGCCGTTCTTCGTGTCGCGGCAGATCATCTGCGGCTCCGGGCGCGTGGGCCTTGGGCAGGACAGTTCCCGGCCCGGCTACCAGATCAGCCAGCGGGCAGACTTCTTCGAGGCGGAGGTGGGGCTGGAAACCACCATCCGGCGCCCCATCATCAACACCCGTGACGAGCCGCATGCAACAGCGGACAAGTACCGGCGGCTGCACGTCATCATCGGCGATGCCAACCTGAGCCAGGTGTCCAACTACCTGAAATTCGGGACCACCGCCATGGTGCTGAGCCTGATCGAGGCGGGTCTGGCGCCGCGGATCGAGGTCCACGAGCCTGTTTCCGCACTGCAGGCCATCAGCCACGACACCACGCTCACCACCAAGGTCAGGCTCCTGGACGGCCGCCGGGTGACGGCCCTGGACCTGCAGTGGATGTACCACGAGGCCGCAGCCAAGCTCGCCCAGGACACCGGGGTGGGGGACGCGGTCGACGGCGACGGCCACACGCACGACGTGCTGGAGCGGTGGGCCTCCACCCTGACCCAGCTCGACAGTGACCGGGCCGCCGCCGCAACGTCCGTGGAGTGGCTGGCCAAGCTGTCCATCCTGGAGGGCTACCGCCAGCGCGACGGGCTCCAGTGGGATGACGCCCGGCTGGGCCTGGTGGATCTGCAGTGGGCCGACGTCCGGCCCGAAAAGGGCCTCTACTACCGTCTGCTCTCCCGGAACCGGATGCAGCGGATCGTGGACGACGCCGACATCGCCGCGGCGGTGACGGAACCGCCGTCGGACACGCGGGCCTACTTCCGCGGACGCTGCGTCAGCAGCTTCAGCAAGGACGTGGTGGGGGCCAGCTGGGACTCGGTGATTTTCGACGTGCCCGGCTACGGACGGCTGCAGCGCGTCCCCACCCGGGAGCCGCTGCGCGGCACCCAGGCGCTCACCGGAGGGCTGTTTGCCAGGCACCGCGAGGCAGGTCCGTTCCTTGCGGAACTCCTCGGATCGGCGCCCGCTCCGCCACCGGCATAA
- the arc gene encoding proteasome ATPase yields the protein MENNDSVPTPAEQAGANELSVADRQVNILRDKLRHIDRQLAAATQNNTKLVAMLETAKAEILRLKNALDQEGQPPYSFGTILQLNPRRQPSGSGQAATEESVDIFNAGRKMRVGISPLVNINQLAVGQEVLLNEALLVVAGLGYERAGELVTLKELLGPDRALVLGRADEERVIRLAGPLLTEKLRVGDALSIDSRTGYALEKVPRSEVENLVLEEVPDITYEDIGGLGPQIEQIRDAIELPFLHPDLYREHGLKAPKGILLYGPPGCGKTLIAKAVANSLAARAAERSGNIDLKSYFLNIKGPELLDKYVGETERHIRLIFSRAREKASDGSPVVVFFDEMDSLFRTRGTGISSDVETTIVPQLLSEIDGVERLDNVIVIGASNREDMIDPAILRPGRLDVKVKIHRPDAEAAADIFKKYITPDLPFHEDDLVEHDGDVQETMDAMIQRTVEAMYSTEKSNEYLEVTYANGDTEMLYFKDFNSGAVVQNVVDRAKKYAIKDLLTTQQKGLRIDHLLRAVVDEFREHEDMPNTTNPDDWARISGKKGERITYIRTIVQGKAGQEPGKSIETMPSTGQYL from the coding sequence ATGGAGAACAATGACTCCGTACCTACGCCGGCTGAACAGGCGGGCGCCAACGAACTGTCTGTCGCTGACCGGCAGGTCAATATCCTTCGGGACAAGCTGAGGCACATCGACCGCCAACTGGCAGCCGCCACGCAGAACAACACGAAGCTCGTGGCGATGCTGGAAACTGCCAAGGCCGAGATCCTCCGGCTGAAGAACGCCCTGGACCAGGAAGGGCAGCCGCCGTACAGCTTCGGCACCATCCTCCAGCTGAACCCCCGGCGGCAGCCTTCGGGCAGCGGCCAGGCGGCCACCGAGGAATCGGTGGACATCTTCAACGCCGGGCGCAAGATGCGGGTCGGCATCAGCCCCCTTGTCAACATCAACCAGCTGGCCGTCGGCCAGGAGGTCCTCCTCAATGAGGCGCTCCTGGTGGTGGCGGGTCTCGGGTACGAGCGCGCGGGCGAGCTCGTCACGCTCAAGGAACTGCTCGGCCCGGACCGCGCACTGGTGCTCGGCCGCGCCGACGAGGAACGCGTGATCCGGCTCGCCGGGCCGCTGCTGACTGAGAAGCTCCGGGTGGGCGACGCCCTGTCCATCGATTCCCGCACCGGGTATGCCCTCGAAAAGGTCCCGCGGTCCGAGGTGGAGAACCTCGTCCTGGAGGAAGTCCCGGACATCACGTATGAGGACATCGGCGGCCTCGGCCCGCAGATCGAACAGATCCGGGACGCCATCGAGCTGCCGTTCCTGCATCCGGACCTGTACCGCGAGCACGGGCTCAAGGCCCCCAAGGGCATCCTGCTGTACGGCCCTCCGGGCTGCGGCAAGACCCTCATCGCCAAGGCAGTGGCCAACTCCCTGGCCGCACGCGCCGCGGAGCGCTCGGGCAACATCGACCTGAAGAGCTACTTCCTCAACATCAAGGGCCCCGAGCTCCTCGACAAGTACGTCGGCGAAACCGAACGGCATATCCGGCTGATCTTTTCCCGGGCACGCGAAAAGGCCTCGGACGGCAGCCCCGTAGTGGTCTTCTTCGACGAGATGGATTCGCTCTTCCGCACCCGCGGCACGGGCATCTCCTCCGACGTCGAAACCACGATTGTGCCGCAGCTGCTGAGTGAGATCGACGGCGTGGAGCGGCTGGACAACGTGATTGTCATCGGCGCCTCCAACCGCGAGGACATGATCGACCCCGCCATCCTGCGTCCGGGCCGCCTGGACGTGAAGGTCAAGATCCACCGTCCCGACGCCGAGGCCGCGGCGGACATCTTCAAGAAGTACATCACCCCGGACCTGCCGTTCCACGAGGACGACCTGGTGGAGCACGACGGCGATGTGCAGGAGACGATGGACGCCATGATCCAGCGGACGGTGGAAGCCATGTACTCCACCGAGAAGTCCAACGAGTACCTCGAAGTCACCTACGCCAACGGCGACACCGAGATGCTGTACTTCAAGGACTTCAACTCCGGGGCCGTCGTCCAGAACGTCGTGGACCGGGCCAAGAAGTACGCCATCAAGGACCTCCTGACCACACAGCAGAAGGGCCTGCGCATCGACCACCTGCTGCGCGCCGTCGTCGATGAGTTCCGCGAGCATGAGGACATGCCCAACACCACCAACCCGGATGACTGGGCACGGATCTCCGGCAAGAAGGGTGAGCGCATCACGTACATCCGCACGATCGTCCAGGGCAAGGCCGGCCAGGAGCCCGGCAAATCCATCGAGACCATGCCCAGCACGGGCCAGTACCTGTGA
- a CDS encoding tRNA (adenine-N1)-methyltransferase — translation MSSESAANATSTGLSSGTAAGTADQPVGAARRRGPFREGERVQLTDERGRMNTISLEAGGAFHTHRGFLNHDDIIGKVDGSVVVNNVGQQYQTLRPLLSDFVLSMPRGAAVVYPKDAAQIVTMADIFPGARVVEAGVGSGALSISLLRAVGDQGYLHSFERREEFAAIARGNVETIFGGPHPAWQISLGDFQDEVVRTEEPGSIDRVVLDMLAPWECLDAVATVLAPGGVWINYVATVTQLSRTAEAIRADGRFTEPDAWESLVRGWHLEGLAVRPDHRMVAHTGFLLVTRRLADGVTGISVKRRPSKTDFNEEDVNAWTPGAVGERQVSDKKLRRAARDAIAGTNVKDDPEITN, via the coding sequence ATGAGCAGCGAATCTGCCGCCAACGCAACCAGCACGGGCCTTTCCTCCGGCACTGCCGCCGGAACTGCGGACCAGCCGGTCGGCGCTGCCCGGCGGCGCGGTCCCTTCCGCGAAGGCGAGCGGGTTCAGCTGACGGACGAGCGCGGGCGCATGAACACCATCAGCCTCGAGGCGGGCGGGGCCTTCCACACCCACCGCGGATTCCTCAACCATGACGACATCATCGGCAAGGTGGACGGGTCCGTTGTGGTCAACAACGTGGGGCAGCAGTACCAGACCCTCCGCCCGCTGCTGTCCGACTTCGTTCTGTCCATGCCCCGCGGCGCGGCCGTCGTCTACCCGAAGGATGCCGCCCAGATCGTCACGATGGCCGACATCTTCCCCGGCGCCAGGGTGGTCGAGGCCGGCGTCGGATCAGGTGCGCTCTCCATTTCGCTGCTGCGCGCGGTGGGGGACCAGGGCTACCTGCACTCGTTCGAGCGCCGCGAGGAATTCGCAGCCATTGCCCGCGGCAACGTGGAAACCATCTTCGGGGGACCGCACCCGGCCTGGCAGATCTCGCTCGGCGACTTCCAGGACGAAGTGGTCCGCACCGAAGAGCCCGGATCCATCGACCGCGTGGTCCTCGACATGCTCGCACCGTGGGAATGCCTCGACGCCGTGGCCACGGTCCTGGCCCCCGGCGGCGTGTGGATCAACTACGTCGCCACCGTCACCCAACTCTCACGCACAGCGGAGGCCATCCGCGCCGACGGCCGCTTCACGGAACCGGACGCCTGGGAATCCCTGGTCCGCGGCTGGCATCTCGAAGGCCTCGCAGTGCGCCCGGACCACCGCATGGTTGCACACACCGGCTTCCTGCTGGTCACCCGGCGGCTCGCCGACGGCGTCACCGGCATCTCGGTTAAGCGGCGCCCGTCCAAGACCGATTTCAACGAAGAGGACGTCAACGCCTGGACACCGGGCGCGGTGGGCGAACGCCAGGTCTCGGACAAGAAGCTCCGCCGGGCCGCACGGGACGCCATTGCCGGCACCAATGTGAAAGACGACCCGGAGATCACAAACTAG